A stretch of the Actinomycetota bacterium genome encodes the following:
- a CDS encoding APC family permease, translated as MARQPDEQVMLSERIAPALVARTLGPFDLVVVFVAIVLFINNSSGVQFAGPSMYVFWLVAFATFLITGAFVTAQLGRMFPEEGSLYVWTQKVLGPFWGFFAGFVAWWPGPLVLVAAGILVANFIQQVAAFGDHAILTKGWQLGLVVLAVIWFSAAMSLIKLRVTQNYVNIQFFFYGAVIFLIGLSGVVWLLKGHPVSNSFAAAEWNPFRKDLGNAALGIPYNLTFFSFAILALLGIETPMNMGVEVRGGERAIRTYLFWGSIIVVAAYLWTTWGNMVTVPVDKLNGTTGGAQSVGAAMGKPLGVIVALILAWVFLTAAVVYNYAFARLLFVSGLEKRLPHQIGRVNKNKVPANAILVQTVIASIIAALVFFVYGAGTSDPYKYFYALYAGLTIVWCISTALLFLDVFFAKRANPVKFEEARRAPMWVLYASGAVGTVVNILAVFFIFTGTWYPPGWPKLSQWNYWMIAITGVSVLAGIVIYLISQQSRRGKSEADLLAELEAQVAAPIGPETGGT; from the coding sequence ATGGCAAGACAGCCCGACGAGCAGGTGATGCTCTCCGAGAGGATCGCACCGGCCCTCGTCGCGAGAACGCTGGGCCCGTTCGACCTCGTGGTGGTCTTCGTCGCGATCGTGCTGTTCATCAACAACTCGTCCGGCGTCCAGTTCGCCGGGCCATCCATGTACGTCTTCTGGCTCGTCGCGTTCGCGACGTTCCTCATCACCGGCGCGTTCGTCACTGCGCAGCTCGGACGGATGTTCCCCGAGGAGGGGTCACTGTACGTGTGGACCCAGAAGGTCCTGGGGCCCTTCTGGGGGTTCTTCGCGGGCTTCGTGGCCTGGTGGCCGGGACCGCTGGTGCTGGTCGCCGCCGGCATCCTGGTGGCGAACTTCATCCAGCAGGTGGCCGCGTTCGGAGACCACGCCATCCTCACCAAGGGCTGGCAGCTCGGCCTGGTCGTCCTCGCCGTGATCTGGTTCAGCGCGGCGATGTCGCTGATCAAGCTCCGGGTCACCCAGAACTACGTGAACATCCAGTTCTTCTTCTACGGGGCTGTCATCTTCCTGATCGGCCTGTCGGGCGTGGTGTGGCTCCTGAAGGGGCACCCTGTTTCGAACTCGTTCGCGGCGGCCGAATGGAACCCATTCCGGAAGGACCTGGGGAACGCGGCGCTCGGCATCCCGTACAACCTCACCTTCTTCTCGTTCGCCATCCTCGCGTTACTCGGCATCGAGACGCCGATGAACATGGGCGTCGAAGTTCGAGGCGGCGAGCGAGCCATCCGGACCTACCTGTTCTGGGGCTCGATCATCGTGGTCGCTGCGTACCTGTGGACCACGTGGGGGAACATGGTCACGGTGCCGGTCGACAAGCTCAACGGCACCACGGGTGGCGCGCAGTCGGTGGGTGCCGCGATGGGCAAGCCACTGGGGGTGATCGTCGCGTTGATCCTGGCGTGGGTCTTCCTGACCGCGGCCGTCGTCTACAACTACGCGTTCGCCCGCCTGTTGTTCGTGTCGGGATTGGAGAAGCGGCTCCCCCACCAGATCGGCAGGGTGAACAAGAACAAGGTTCCGGCGAACGCCATCCTGGTGCAGACGGTGATCGCGTCGATCATCGCCGCACTGGTCTTCTTCGTCTACGGAGCCGGGACCAGCGACCCGTACAAGTACTTCTACGCGCTGTATGCGGGGCTCACCATCGTCTGGTGCATCTCGACAGCCCTGCTGTTCCTGGACGTCTTCTTCGCCAAGCGGGCGAACCCCGTGAAGTTCGAGGAGGCGCGCCGGGCTCCGATGTGGGTCCTGTACGCATCAGGCGCCGTGGGCACGGTGGTCAACATCCTCGCGGTGTTCTTCATCTTCACGGGGACCTGGTACCCGCCGGGATGGCCGAAGCTGTCCCAGTGGAACTACTGGATGATCGCGATCACCGGCGTGTCGGTCCTGGCAGGCATCGTCATCTACTTGATCTCGCAGCAGTCTCGGCGGGGCAAGTCGGAAGCCGACCTGCTGGCCGAGCTGGAGGCCCAGGTGGCGGCGCCTATCGGACCCGAGACCGGCGGCACGTAG
- a CDS encoding PLP-dependent aminotransferase family protein, giving the protein MARADLGIEQPPVEEQVIRWTDAFAARTHADVGGAIAEILAQSGAADVISFSGGFPDPSTFPGTVLAELLRELIELGDPSAFQYAPTPGLPGPRAFMASRLETLEGAGPADDELLITSGAVECLELVGKSFLDPGDVVLVEGPTYLGAIMAFRSFEAEVRAVAIDDEGLDVEALDSAVRRRPPKFLYTIPDHQNPAGVSLSVERRAALVGLARRHGFLVVEDVAYRELGFEGARPPSLWSLGPDVVLQCGTFSKTFFPGVRLGWAAGPVDIVQQLTAAKQLTDQCASPLAQRLLEEYGRRGHLDRGIAGARDLYGRRCALLMGALERNMPERVAWTRPRGGFFSWLTLPPGADSVEVARRAAQEGVAVVPGLPFYPDGRGSRNVRLSFSRVADGDIEDGAIRLSAALNALA; this is encoded by the coding sequence ATGGCACGCGCGGACCTCGGGATTGAGCAGCCTCCGGTCGAGGAGCAGGTGATCCGGTGGACCGACGCGTTCGCGGCCCGCACGCACGCCGACGTGGGTGGCGCGATCGCCGAGATCCTGGCTCAGTCCGGCGCGGCCGACGTGATCTCGTTCTCCGGCGGGTTTCCCGATCCGTCCACCTTCCCGGGTACGGTCCTGGCCGAGCTGCTTCGCGAGCTGATCGAGCTGGGGGACCCCTCGGCCTTCCAGTACGCGCCCACGCCCGGCCTGCCGGGACCGCGGGCCTTCATGGCGTCGCGACTGGAAACGCTGGAAGGGGCCGGGCCGGCCGACGACGAGCTCCTGATCACGAGCGGCGCCGTGGAGTGCCTGGAGCTGGTGGGGAAGTCGTTCCTGGATCCGGGCGACGTGGTCCTGGTGGAGGGACCCACCTACCTGGGGGCCATCATGGCCTTCCGGAGCTTCGAGGCCGAGGTCCGTGCGGTCGCCATCGACGACGAGGGGCTCGACGTGGAGGCCCTGGATTCGGCCGTCCGGCGGCGGCCACCCAAGTTCCTGTACACCATCCCGGACCACCAGAACCCGGCCGGGGTCAGCCTCTCGGTGGAGCGGCGTGCCGCCCTGGTGGGCCTGGCCCGACGCCACGGGTTCCTCGTCGTCGAGGACGTGGCCTATCGGGAGCTGGGGTTCGAGGGGGCGCGCCCGCCCAGCTTGTGGTCGCTCGGCCCCGACGTCGTCCTCCAGTGCGGGACGTTCTCCAAGACCTTCTTCCCCGGGGTCCGCCTTGGCTGGGCAGCCGGGCCGGTGGACATCGTGCAGCAGCTCACCGCGGCCAAGCAGCTGACGGACCAGTGCGCCTCGCCCCTGGCCCAGCGCCTGCTCGAGGAGTACGGTCGCCGCGGCCATCTCGATCGAGGGATCGCCGGCGCCCGCGATCTCTACGGACGGAGGTGCGCCCTGCTGATGGGTGCCCTGGAACGGAACATGCCCGAAAGGGTGGCATGGACCCGGCCTCGGGGCGGTTTCTTCTCCTGGCTCACGCTGCCGCCGGGTGCGGACTCGGTCGAGGTCGCCCGGCGGGCCGCGCAGGAAGGGGTCGCCGTCGTCCCGGGCCTGCCCTTCTACCCCGACGGACGGGGCTCCCGGAACGTTCGGCTGTCGTTCAGCAGGGTGGCCGACGGGGACATCGAGGACGGGGCGATCCGCCTCAGCGCAGCACTGAACGCGTTGGCCTAG